TTTGTTTTGTTGTCAGCTACTtagcttcatttaaattctgatcAACTTCTAAAACCTTTTGATTTCAAGTATGTGATATGTTTGCGAGACTTAATTTTGATAGTATGGATGTTATCAAGGTTCCTAGTCACGATATGTTTAAAGTTATTACTGTAATTTGCTATTTTAAACTTCTATACATGCACAACTGTAGAAAAGATCTACATACATAAAGCAAGAAAATTAATCAGGAGATATCGATAACAGGCTGAGACCTACTGAATCAAGGATCCGAGAGACTGCTCACATTGCAGATGTCAACAGTTCATCGCCACTTAAACTCTCTATGAagaaagtttctgcattataacGAGGGATATCAAAGTCAAGGTTTGTATATTGCATGCTCTTAAGATCATACGACAGCATATTAGAATTATTCCCTGCGAACATCTGGACTAAAAGGGCTCCGCCCCTTGTAATATTTAACAGCTAGCGCTGCTCACAATTCCTTAGTACAACTCTGAAACGAAGAGTGAAGGAGACTGTTAGAGTTTTCAAACTCTCCCGTATGAAATAAGATATGCAGCAGCAAGAAACAAATGCCCTCAAATCCTGGATTCAAGGTTGACAAATAAAAGAACAGCAGCTTGGTCAAAAATAAACAGCTTGGTGTAAAGAAGACAAGAAATAAAAGGCAGATATCAAAAGACAGCTTGATTGTTAGGAGCATACAACGTATATACATGCATGTAGCAGCTAAGTATGCTCACAATAATAAAGAAAGTCAACTGTGGTGTGCTGGACATAATTACAAGCAGCTTAATTTTAGCTGTTGGTGTAAAATCAAAAGGTGGTGAAACATGTGAACAAAAGAAACCACAACAGCTCCTGGAATTAAGGTAGGCTATCTGTTGAATTCTGCAGATGCAAGGTTGGCCAGAAAACTAGGAAATAAATGAAATGTGATGTAAGGCATGATGTGTATTTTAGTTTAATGTATATAAATAGCTTGAGCTGCTGTGTTGTATGAGAAAGTAGTGAAAGAATTAGAAAGATTAAAAAACAGAGCTGAAGCTCTATTCTGTGTAATAGAAAAAAGGCTGTAGCATATGTTGTTGTTCCTGTAGTGAAATCAAAAGTTGTAGCTTTACATCCCTGTGTTTTGTTTTTCATTTGGACAAACAGGCGTGAGTATACAATTTATTATTCCAGCTTGTGTAAGTATTTTATAAGCTCAAGCCCATTCCGTTTCCAACAGAGACAATACCATCTTTATGGCTAATTAGCCATATACAACAAGGCCGGTGGAACTTCTTACTAATTTCAGTTAGGCGATGAAAAACACAAACAGAAAGTGAACCCTCAAACTTCACAAGGTGAAAACCTGCAGTTTCTCCTAAAGGATAGCAAACATCATCCGGCAATTTTAAAATTGCCTATACACCTCACTAACGAAATCAAATGACAAGATCCACACTCCTTCAGAATTTGTTTCGTTTTGGCCTAAATTACCGAATTGACATTTTATTATTCAAAGGTTGTCCGTATGAACCGATGCAGAAGCATGAATTTCTTAGGGTGGTTGATCCTTGTACTGGGTCGTTAAAGGGCTTGTATCCGGAATTAAAACAAGAGTATAATACTATTACGGCTTTTCTATCACGTGCTCGTGGTCACACAATAAGCGCGAAAATTTATAAACTTTGGTCATTTTGATTGGTGTCTTTTTTGTGTATGCAGGGGTCTACCACTATTAAAAATAATGAACCCGTCAAAATGACTTAAACTTATAAATTTTCGTGCTTATTGTGTGCTCATAGTGTTGAAATATGAGATTCAGACTTAAACAAAATAACGAACACAATACATCATGATAACAATCTTCATTACTGAATACAAGTTTTATATCTCCATACTAACTCACATGAAATGATCAGATTAATCAAAGAGATACAGCGAGATtgtgagagagaaaagagaagaGAGATCTACTGATTACATTCTCTAAATTGAAATGTTTGGGCTTAAGATTCTAACTAACTAACTGACTGTTCTTTTCTTGGTTTTATACTAATTCTGAACTTAAGCTTGAAATTACAAAAATGCCCTTTCACTAATTATCAATCAGTTGAGCTGAGCTGAGCTGTCATTCTCCTCTGCATTGACCTCGTGACTTAATCTTGTGTCAATATTCTCAACAGCCTCCCTCAAACTAGGCTGGCATTGACTCATGCCTAGTTTGGACAGTAACTCACCAAAATGTTGAGAAGGTAGTATTTTTGTAAACACATCAGCAATCTGATCACTAGTTGGTAGATATGCTATTTGTATTAATCCCTCTAAAACCTTGTCTCTTGTAAAATGCACATCTATTTCGATGTGTTTTGTTCTCTCATGCTGCACAGGGTTTTTAGCAATATGAATTGTACTTTGGTTATCACAGTGAAGTGTCACAGGTTTCAATCTCTTAATTCCAAGTTCATCCAGCAGTCTAACTAACCATGTTACTTCTGATGCAGCATTGGACATAGCTTTGTATTCAGCTTCAGAAGAGCTTTTAGATATGGTTCCCTGCTTTTTAGATTTCCAGCTCACGGGTGACTTTCCAAGTAACATCACATATCTAGATATAGATCTTCTACTATCTAAGCAAGCACCCCAATCAGAATCTGAGAAAGCCTGAAGTGTAAGTTGTTCTTCTGCTCTAAGTACTATCCCCTTGTCCAGCAGTTGAACCTACATACTTTAAAGTATGACAGAGTGCTTGAAAATGAGACTCCCTTGGTTCTTGAAGAAACTGACTTAAATGCTGAACAGTATAAGATAAGTCAGGTCTTGTATTAGTGAGAAAATTCAATTTTCCCACTAAACATCTGTATAAAGTAGGATCTGCATACAATTCTCCTTCATCTGCTTTCAATTTCAGATTCAATGGCAAGGGTGTAACCACAGTCGTATCAATTATAATTCCAGCATCCCTTGCTTCTTGCAATAATTCTTTTGTAAACTTCTTCTGTGACATTGAGATTCCAGATTCAAGATATCCAATTTCTattcccagaaaataactcaatctTCCTAAGTCcttaatactaaaagtatcatgAAGATGTTGTTTGACTCCCTGAATTTCAACAGCATCATTTCCAGTTataatgatatcatccacataaacaGCTATAATTGTGATATAATGCAGTCTTTTCTTAATGAACAATGAATAGTCATTTTTGGATTGAATATAATCTTTGAACTGCAGTTCCCCCACTAACTTAGCAAACCATTGTCTGGAAGCTTGTTTTAGACCATACAATGATTTGATAAGTTTGCAGACAAGATTTGGAGAAGTCTGAAATCCAGCTGGAGGTAACATATACACTTCTTCATGGAGATCTCCATGTAAGAAAGCATTATTAATATCAAGCTGATGCAAATCCCAGTGTCTATAAACTGCAATAGCCAATAAACATCTAACTGTGGTCATCTTTACAACTGGAGAAAATGTCTCCTGATAGTCTATCCCCCACTGTTGATTGTACCCTTTAGTCACCAATCTTGCTTTAAACCTTTCTATACTGCCATCTGCCTTAAGTTTAATCTTGTAAACCCATTTTGAACCTATTGGCTTTTTACCAGGAGGGAGAAGTACCATTACCCAGGTTTTGTTATCTTGGAGAGCCTGAATTTCTTTATTCATAGCTTCTGCCCATCTATAGTCCTTAGAAGCTTCCTCATAGGTAGTGGGTTCTCTTAGATCCTCAGAAATGGCAATAAAAGCATGAGAAACAGGAGATAAGTATTGAAAAGATACCAAATTACACCAATGACTGTGTTCAGGGAAATCAGTTTTGTTATATGCATTATTGCAAACAAAATCATGTAAGTGAGATGGTGGTTTAATAATTCTGGTACTCTTTCTAGGtggagtaggagattgtgatgGGATGGTAGAGTTCGATGTATCAATATCTGAAGTAGAAGACTCAGATTCAGCTGCTGCAGTATTTGGTGTAGGAGTCTGTAACATAGTTGGCAATAAATCTTGGTCGAAATAATAAGACTCTGTACTAGCTGGTAAGAAGAATGGAATCAAAGGTTGATATGTAGATTTAGGTATGTGAAAGGGGAAATGTTGTTCATGAAAAACAACATCTCTAGAAACCTGTATTTTTCTTGTTTCTAAATTCAAGACTTTATAGCCCTTCTGATTTGGAGGGTATCCTATAAAGACATGTGGTTGAGCCCTAGGAGCAAACTTTGATCTATATTGTGTAGAAGTAGAGACAAAACAGAGACACCCAAACACTCTTAAGTAATCTAAGTCAGGGGCTTGGTGGTGAAATTTCTCATAAGGACTAATATTGGATAATGACTGAGAAGGCATTCTGTTTATCAAATGAGCAGCACATAAAACACAATCACCCCAATGTACAGAGGGTAACTGAGATTGAAAAAATAATGCTCTATAAGTCTCTAATAAGTGCCTATATTTTCTTTCTACTACACCATTCTGCTGTGGTGTGTTAACACAACTCCTTTGGTGAAAAATTCCTTTCCTCAAATAAAACTGCTTCAATTCCCCATCACATAATTCATGAGCATTATCAGTTCTAATACTTTTAACTACCAAAGAAGGAAATTGTCTTTCAACAAAAGCAACAAAGTCAATAAGAACTTGGACCACATCAGATTTATAATGCAACAGAAAAACCCAAGTCATTCTTATAAAATCATCCACTATTGTCAAGAAAAACTTACAACCATTATGAGTTTGTTCTCTATAAGGTCCCCAAACATCTATATGTAACAACTGAAGTGCAGCAGAAGTTTTAATAGAACTAGATTGAAAAGAATTTCTCACTTGTTTAGCTGCTGGACAAATTTGACAAATATGATCAATCGAGCAAGATGCAGAAAATTCTGATGTGAGAAGATGCAATGAAGATATGGGCATGTGCCCCATTCTGAGATGCCAAAGCTTGATTTTATTTGTGTCTTTAGAACTGTTGATAGCAGCACCAGCCATACTAAGTGAAGAATGCGGAATTTATGTACTGGAATCTTCGAAATGATACAACCCAGCTTTGAATTTACCAAGAAGCATTCTCTGGATTGAAGTGGTCTGAAGAAAACAAGCATCATCAGTAAATGTAACTGTACCTTTTAGATCCTTGCAAAGCTTGGGAATAGATATCAAGTTGTACTTGAATTCAGGAACATATAACACATCATACAGTGTAATGTAATTATCCAATTTAACTATCCCAGTTTGGCTTATTAAAACTTGCTTACCATTAGGAATCACAATATGATTTGATCCTTGAACTGGTTTGATATTTGTGAATAATGCAATATCACAACACATGTGATCAGTGGCACCACTATCCACTATCCAACTCTGAGAAAAAGAAGACAGGAAACACATTTTACCTGCTACATAAGCTGCTTTATTGTGTGCATTATCTTCATTTGTATCCACATGTTTATTCTTTCCAAGTAGTTGTAACAATTATTGATATTGAGTTGGAGTAAATCCCATGTTATTATCAGCATTGAGATTGTCATCCTTCTGTCCTTCACAAGCATTAGCAGATATTTTCCTTTCTTTGAAGTTTTGTGGATATCCATGTATTTTATAGCATCTTTGAATGCTATGTCTAGGAACTTTACAATGGTCACAATAGTATGAAATCCTGCCTTTTCCACTATCATAATTTCCCCCAATGTTCTGCCTATTATATCCCTGTTGCTTGTATTTGTCAGGGAAATTTCTCCTATTAGCAGCAAAAGCCATTACTCCCTCGTGGGGATGAGAATTTTGATAGAGTTTCTTATGATTTTCCTCCTGAAGCAACAGCCTATAGGCATGAGAAATTGTAGGTAGAGGACTCATTACCAAGATACTACCCCTGATTACCTCAAAACCATCGCTCAATTTCATCAAGAACTCAACCAATCTCCTATCATCTTGAGATTTAACAAGTTTCTGAGTTATAAAACAAGCACACTGAGCACACTCACAACTTGGTATAGGATCAATTGAATCAAGTTGATCCCAGATCATTTTTATCTTTGTATAATATGTTGAGATACTATCTTGACCTTGTCTGACTTCATGTAAAGCTTGTTGTAAAGAAAACAGTAATGTGCCAGAAGTCTGTCCATACCTTTCTTCCAAATTCACCCAAATGTCCCTTGCACTCTTAAAGTACAACACACTTCTAGCTATACTCTGATCAAGCACTCCCAATAACCAAGAAATCAACATACTATTACATATATCCCAAGCCTTATATGCATCATCATCCACAGAAGGTTTTTCTATAGATCCATCTATAAAACCTGTTTTATTCTTTGCTGTCAAACTTAATAACATAGATCTCTTCCAATCAGTATATCCAGTACCATCAAACTGAGTAGAGACTAACTTCATACCAGGATTATCAGAAGGATGTATATAGTATGGTGATGTAGGATTCTGTGAAATATCAATTGTTGCAGCCATTTTCTATCGCTAATTCAAGAGTTTCAAGAACAATTTGATAACTCTAATTGTGAAATGATGTTAAGAAAGAAACAATGAACACTGGCAACAAATTTTACGATCTAAAACGTAATCGTACTAAGATCAATTCACAAGATATGTATCACTGATCAACAAGAACAATCAAGAAGACAAATAGGACTTATAGAAATAATCAACAACAATCAAGAAGAAACATCTTAACGAATCAATGATATGAATCTGAGTACTAAAATCGAAGATAACGCACTAGAATCGAAAAGAAAAAACAATCTTTGAACATATCACCAAAGAAAATACCTCAATTAAGTCGATTCTGAAGAAATATCTCAATTACCGATCCAAGATCGAGACCcacagctctgataccatgttgaaaTATGAGATTCAGACTTAAACAAAATAACGAACACAATACATCATGATAACAATCTTCATTACTGAATACAAGTTTTATATCTCCATACTAACTCACATGAAATGATCAGATTAATCAAAGAGATACAGCGAGATtgtgagagagaaaagagaagaGAGATCTACTGATTACATTCTCTAAATTGAAATGTTTGGGCTTAAGATTCTAACTAACTAACTGACTGTTCTTTTCTTGGTTTTATACTAATTCTGAACTTAAGCTTGAAATTACAAAAATGCCCTTTCACTAATTATCAATCAGTTGAGCTGAGCTGAGCTGTCATTCTCCTCTGCATTGACCTCGTGACTTAATCTTGTGTCAATATTCTCAACACATAGGCACATGGTAGAAAATTCGATACTATTATAATAATTATGCGTCCAAAGATAACTAGACGAGATTTCAAACAAACTAATAAGACGACGCATCATACATCACAAGATATCTTACTTACCGATCAGCAGAAACTAGAGGGAGCGACATCAGATATGTTAAATTGCCAGAATCTTCAATGGTGAACTTACAAGACATAAACCAAGATATTAAAGTTGAGCTAAACCGTAGAGAAGATTTATGTAAttaaagcaacaaaaataatcAGGAGATATAGATAATAGATCAAGACTAACTGAATTATGAATCCAGGACAGCTCATGTTTCAGATGTCAACAATTCATCTCCACCTAAACTCTCTATGAACAAAGTTTCTACATTATAAGGAGACCTCCGAATTCTATCCCTGCGGAAGTCAGGATCCATATTCCTACGAAAGTCAAGATTTGTATATTGCATGCTCTTGAGATTGTACGACAGTAAATCAGAAGTAATCCCTGTGTATGTCTCCATCAAAAGGGTTCCGCCCCTTGTAATAATCAACGTCTGCTAAACATCCCTTGTAATACTCTAGTACTACTGACCAGCTGCAACCAACTCTGATAACCGAGAAGGATTAAAATGAAGAGGTTGTAATACTCTAGTACTATTGACCAGCTGCAACCAACTCTGATAACCGGGAAGGGTTAAAATATAGAGGAAAGGACGAGAGCTATTAGAGACGTCTTAAATACGTGGACACCTAAGATATAGGCACGTCTAAGGTGATAATTACATATTTTTAGAGTTTTTAATAAtaggaattaaatacagataaatGGGATGTAATGTGATTTCTAACAATTCCAATAAATTTAGTTTTAATTAAAAAGAATTGTGTAAGTTTTATTCTAATACTACTTTGTATTAACTTATAATCACATGTGAAAATCTAAGGTTAACTTTAAATAAATTACTAAAAATGATAAGTGATatttttatctttattatttGAATTTAATTAGAAAGAACATGtaaaaaatccaaatttttaCTTTTTTGGTGACTAAAATCATAGAAAGGTGTgttattataaatttaattaacaCGTATAATTCTTTATATTTATAATCACaaacataataacataataaaggcagatgataaaaatttattaacAATTCTTTATAGTTCTAagttattatatatttaaaacaTGTATAAATTGAAATTGATATACAAAATATTGAAACAATTGTACATAAAAATGAGccatcaattttaaaataaatatttggaCTTCTTTGTCTACTTTCTATCCATTAAAAATGAGTAATAATTATGGTACATTGTTATTATCAACAATCCAGATAAATATTagttttaaataaaaaaatggtGTAAGTTTCATTCTAATGCTACTTTGTATTAACTTTATAATCACATGTGAAACCTAAAATTAACTTTAAATAAATTACTAGAAAAGATAAGTGATatttttatctttattatttaaaatttaattatataaaaaatccAAATTTT
This sequence is a window from Apium graveolens cultivar Ventura chromosome 9, ASM990537v1, whole genome shotgun sequence. Protein-coding genes within it:
- the LOC141686492 gene encoding uncharacterized protein LOC141686492, whose product is MAATIDISQNPTSPYYIHPSDNPGMKLVSTQFDGTGYTDWKRSMLLSLTAKNKTGFIDGSIEKPSVDDDAYKAWDICNSMLISWLLGVLDQSIARSVLYFKSARDIWVNLEERYGQTSGTLLFSLQQALHEVRQGQDSISTYYTKIKMIWDQLDSIDPIPSCECAQCACFITQKLVKSQDDRRLVEFLMKLSDGFEVIRGSILVMSPLPTISHAYRLLLQEENHKKLYQNSHPHEGVMAFAANRRNFPDKYKQQGYNRQNIGGNYDSGKGRISYYCDHCKVPRHSIQRCYKIHGYPQNFKERKISANACEGQKDDNLNADNNMGFTPTQYQ